A stretch of Pseudoclavibacter chungangensis DNA encodes these proteins:
- a CDS encoding phosphoribosyltransferase, giving the protein MTSEREVLSYERFGESVRDLAQTIADDDYVPDLILSIARGGLGLGMGLGYALGVKNLSVVNVEFYTGVDERLEMPVMLPPTPAAVDLSGMRVLIADDVADTGKTLELVRKFCADTVAESRTVVIYEKPRSIVAPDYAWRRTDRWIDFPWSVLPPVTRSDVAPGDAAR; this is encoded by the coding sequence GTGACGAGTGAGCGCGAGGTCCTGAGCTACGAGCGATTCGGTGAGTCGGTGCGCGATCTCGCGCAGACCATCGCCGACGACGACTACGTCCCCGACCTCATCCTGTCGATCGCGCGGGGCGGTCTCGGGCTCGGCATGGGACTCGGGTACGCACTGGGCGTGAAGAACCTCTCGGTCGTCAACGTCGAGTTCTACACGGGCGTCGACGAACGCCTCGAGATGCCCGTCATGCTGCCGCCGACCCCCGCGGCCGTCGATCTGAGCGGCATGCGCGTCCTCATCGCCGACGACGTTGCCGATACGGGCAAGACACTCGAACTCGTCCGGAAGTTCTGCGCCGACACGGTCGCCGAGTCCCGCACCGTCGTCATCTACGAGAAGCCTCGCTCGATCGTCGCGCCCGACTACGCCTGGCGTCGGACGGATCGGTGGATCGACTTCCCGTGGTCGGTACTGCCGCCCGTCACGCGCTCGGACGTCGCGCCCGGCGACGCGGC
- a CDS encoding LysR family transcriptional regulator produces MALPSTRQLEYFLAASRVGTFAGAAAELHIAQPSLSEQIANLEQNLGMPLFTRTSRGLLLTDAGKQLLPLAEGAIQNVRDFAEWSRRLRSVEEGTVAFGTFSSAHLYLLTDLIGEFRRLSPRVRIRVAGLNSSEVADAVRSGDLEAGLVQLPVDERELAITPTVFSDEAVFVSREPIPEGRSIDIEGAMRRPLILSEASWGMRDPLRVSLFERAQRVGLRLEPIIEVEFQTHALRLATEGLGDTFVSWHVARAQLERGELHWAVLDPPHREHYAFVTRRGGAPSPATAEFISVAHRILRRLEATASAGRGLSVGE; encoded by the coding sequence CAGCTCGAGTACTTCCTGGCCGCGAGCCGGGTCGGCACCTTCGCCGGCGCGGCCGCGGAACTCCACATCGCCCAACCGAGCCTGTCCGAGCAGATCGCGAACCTCGAACAGAACCTCGGCATGCCGCTGTTCACGAGGACCTCGCGGGGCCTTCTGCTGACCGACGCGGGCAAGCAATTGCTCCCCCTCGCCGAGGGCGCGATCCAGAACGTGCGGGACTTCGCCGAGTGGAGCCGACGACTGCGCTCGGTCGAGGAGGGCACCGTCGCGTTCGGGACGTTCAGCAGCGCGCACCTGTACCTGCTGACCGACCTCATCGGTGAGTTCCGGCGGCTCAGTCCACGCGTGCGGATCCGGGTGGCCGGACTCAACTCGTCCGAGGTCGCCGACGCCGTCCGCTCGGGCGATCTCGAGGCGGGGCTCGTCCAACTCCCCGTCGACGAACGCGAGCTCGCCATCACGCCGACCGTCTTCTCCGACGAGGCGGTCTTCGTGTCGCGCGAACCCATCCCCGAGGGCAGATCGATCGACATCGAGGGTGCGATGCGGCGGCCGCTCATCCTGTCCGAGGCGAGTTGGGGCATGCGCGATCCGCTCAGGGTGTCGCTCTTCGAACGGGCACAGCGCGTCGGCCTCCGCCTCGAGCCGATCATCGAGGTCGAGTTCCAGACCCACGCGCTGCGGCTCGCGACCGAGGGACTCGGCGACACGTTCGTCTCGTGGCACGTCGCCCGCGCGCAGCTCGAACGCGGTGAGCTGCACTGGGCCGTCCTCGACCCGCCGCACCGTGAGCACTACGCGTTCGTGACCCGACGCGGCGGTGCGCCCTCCCCCGCGACGGCCGAGTTCATCTCGGTCGCGCACCGCATCCTGCGGCGACTCGAAGCGACGGCATCCGCGGGCCGGGGGCTGTCGGTCGGCGAGTGA